From a region of the Zingiber officinale cultivar Zhangliang chromosome 10B, Zo_v1.1, whole genome shotgun sequence genome:
- the LOC122028965 gene encoding basic salivary proline-rich protein 3-like: MEEIRRAMHNIPLALALAALILASFMATEVNGYRPLHDAPEGPNPINNGERFNFKPLQDTPEAPYPIYEEERFNFKPLHDAPEGPNPINNGEGFNFKPLHDTPEGPNPINNGDGFNFKPLHDTPEGPNPINNGEGFNFEPMQDTPESPNHFHNDFKPLHDVPAGPNPINNGEGFNFEPLQDTPEAPNHFHNEERFNFKPLHDVPAGPNPINNGEEFNFKPLHDVPAGPNPINNGEEFNFKPLHDVPEGPNPINN, from the coding sequence ATGGAGGAAATTAGAAGAGCAATGCACAATATTCCCCTTGCATTAGCCCTTGCAGCTTTGATCTTAGCATCCTTCATGGCCACTGAAGTCAATGGATATCGACCTCTGCACGATGCTCCTGAAGGTCCTAATCCTATTAACAACGGAGAGAGGTTTAACTTCAAGCCTTTGCAAGATACTCCTGAAGCTCCTTATCCTATCTATGAGGAAGAAAGGTTTAATTTTAAACCTTTGCACGATGCTCCTGAAGGTCCTAATCCTATCAACAACGGAGAGGGGTTTAACTTTAAGCCTCTGCACGATACTCCTGAAGGTCCTAATCCTATCAACAACGGAGACGGGTTTAACTTTAAGCCTTTGCACGATACTCCTGAAGGTCCTAATCCTATCAACAACGGAGAGGGGTTTAACTTCGAGCCTATGCAAGATACTCCTGAATCTCCTAATCATTTCCATAACGACTTTAAGCCTCTCCACGATGTGCCTGCAGGTCCTAATCCTATCAACAACGGAGAGGGGTTTAACTTCGAGCCTCTGCAAGATACTCCTGAAGCTCCTAATCATTTCCATAATGAAGAAAGATTTAACTTTAAACCTCTCCACGATGTTCCTGCAGGTCCTAATCCTATTAACAACGGAGAAGAGTTTAACTTTAAGCCTCTGCACGATGTTCCTGCAGGTCCTAATCCTATTAACAACGGAGAAGAGTTTAACTTTAAGCCTCTGCACGATGTTCCTGAAGGTCCTAATCCTATCAACAACTAA